One stretch of Verrucomicrobiota bacterium DNA includes these proteins:
- a CDS encoding cation acetate symporter, with protein sequence MNFATIDPWILAFSAITVIATVWVGFWSARRSKTAHDFYVAGRSVSVGWNASAISGEYLSAASFMGVAGMVMSSGYDALWYPVCYACGYLFLLLFIAGPLRRFGAYTIPDFAEGRFDSPLFRKIAVVFVLFIGFFYTMPQMKGAGTTLAYIFPGLPYWAGVVLVGAVITLNVALGGMKGITLVQAFQYWAKMFAISVPIFVLMAVYGHYGKQLGANDGRRSPGGHSLTNASLAESDSQVQDSASPTASTADLDGIHAPSLTLALPPGPIMTYGNAIEPPAMTNKFGPVTATVRVTSAGPTGAVDVAGLSLPLPSTVAAKLLPKRKSDFFDLKAGIMRFELPEKAPADSTWLSPFGPLTTKAAKTGLALDLSSRQSELLNTNRYFIYQPSSWDTGWRPSVLQRATRPLSEFGRLITGQKYSASGIASFGVAMRIYSEFSQSSVHFEKSLTNVVFQSVNLSAKSRTQLFREFETLAISNGVALVSGSNNSVWAVPSADAPSLKSALRVLEAKARPVRLYALLYTYSLIIALVCGTAGLPHILVRFYTNPDGVAAKRTTMWVMILIGVFYLFPPVFGVMGRNLMPQLYEGVGAKGTDKVVLELPRILNEHGGGGEKEQRGKGAGERGGTVSSAPFPPFSSAATNTQKPSSGIPWGSILSGITCAGAFAAFMSTFSGLLVSMTGALAHDVYGRMLRPKSTPQQRMRAFKICAVIVGAVAILLGMQVEPFQINFMVGQAFAIAAASYFPLLFMSAWWRGMTMRGAATGMLAGGCLALLGISLTSFSDLKWLPLDSFWAGHPLLRILCEQPAIWTVPLAITLMIVVSKMTRTEIPSDVRMKMLVLHAPEKLGLKQEYIQEHQHGH encoded by the coding sequence ATGAACTTCGCCACCATCGACCCGTGGATACTCGCCTTCAGCGCCATCACCGTCATCGCCACGGTCTGGGTCGGTTTTTGGTCGGCACGGAGATCGAAGACGGCCCACGATTTTTATGTGGCTGGACGCAGCGTCAGCGTGGGTTGGAATGCCAGCGCCATCTCCGGCGAATACCTCAGCGCCGCCAGCTTCATGGGCGTGGCCGGGATGGTGATGAGCAGTGGCTACGATGCGCTGTGGTATCCGGTTTGTTACGCGTGCGGATATTTGTTCCTGCTGCTGTTCATCGCCGGGCCGCTGCGGCGCTTCGGGGCTTATACGATTCCCGATTTCGCCGAAGGCCGATTCGACTCGCCGCTGTTCCGCAAGATCGCCGTCGTGTTCGTGCTGTTCATCGGATTTTTTTACACGATGCCGCAGATGAAAGGCGCAGGGACGACGCTGGCCTACATTTTCCCCGGCCTGCCGTATTGGGCGGGCGTGGTGCTGGTGGGCGCGGTCATCACGCTTAACGTCGCGCTCGGCGGCATGAAAGGCATCACGCTGGTGCAGGCGTTTCAATACTGGGCCAAGATGTTCGCCATCTCCGTGCCCATCTTCGTCCTCATGGCGGTCTATGGACATTATGGGAAGCAACTCGGGGCGAATGATGGTCGTCGATCACCCGGCGGTCATAGCCTCACTAATGCCTCATTGGCCGAGTCGGACAGTCAGGTTCAAGACTCAGCAAGCCCGACTGCTTCAACCGCGGATTTAGATGGAATACACGCGCCCAGCTTAACCTTGGCTTTGCCACCTGGGCCAATCATGACTTATGGAAATGCGATAGAACCGCCAGCCATGACGAATAAATTTGGCCCCGTCACCGCCACGGTTAGAGTAACGTCTGCTGGACCCACCGGGGCTGTGGATGTGGCGGGATTAAGTCTACCGTTACCATCAACCGTTGCCGCAAAATTACTTCCAAAGCGAAAATCTGACTTCTTCGACCTCAAGGCTGGAATCATGCGGTTTGAGCTTCCTGAAAAAGCCCCCGCCGATTCGACCTGGCTTTCTCCCTTCGGCCCACTCACGACCAAAGCCGCCAAGACTGGACTCGCTTTGGATTTGTCATCGCGGCAATCTGAATTGCTCAATACAAATCGCTATTTCATTTACCAACCGTCAAGCTGGGATACGGGATGGCGGCCTTCGGTTTTACAACGCGCGACGCGGCCACTCAGCGAGTTCGGGCGGCTCATTACCGGTCAGAAGTATTCGGCGAGCGGAATCGCTTCTTTCGGAGTAGCAATGCGAATTTACTCTGAATTTAGTCAGAGCAGCGTCCATTTTGAAAAGTCCCTTACCAACGTTGTCTTCCAATCGGTCAACCTCTCGGCGAAGTCGCGAACGCAACTCTTTCGAGAGTTCGAGACGCTGGCAATCAGCAATGGAGTCGCCTTGGTAAGCGGCTCGAACAATTCCGTTTGGGCAGTGCCATCCGCCGATGCACCGTCGCTCAAATCTGCTTTGCGCGTGCTCGAAGCCAAAGCGCGTCCAGTGCGGCTTTACGCCTTGCTCTACACTTATTCACTCATCATCGCGCTGGTCTGCGGCACGGCGGGGTTGCCGCACATCCTGGTGCGCTTCTACACCAACCCCGATGGCGTCGCCGCCAAGCGCACCACCATGTGGGTGATGATTCTCATCGGCGTCTTTTATCTCTTTCCGCCCGTGTTCGGCGTGATGGGGCGCAACCTCATGCCGCAACTCTACGAAGGTGTCGGCGCGAAAGGGACGGATAAGGTGGTGTTGGAGTTGCCGCGCATTCTGAACGAGCATGGGGGTGGAGGAGAAAAGGAGCAGAGGGGAAAAGGAGCAGGGGAGCGCGGGGGAACAGTCTCCTCTGCTCCCTTTCCCCCTTTCTCCTCTGCTGCTACGAACACGCAGAAACCGTCCAGCGGTATCCCCTGGGGTTCAATCTTGAGCGGCATCACCTGCGCCGGTGCGTTCGCCGCGTTTATGAGCACGTTCAGCGGTTTGCTTGTCTCGATGACCGGCGCGCTGGCGCATGACGTCTATGGCCGGATGCTGCGGCCAAAGTCCACGCCGCAGCAGCGAATGCGCGCGTTCAAGATTTGCGCTGTGATCGTGGGCGCAGTCGCCATCCTGCTCGGCATGCAAGTCGAACCATTTCAAATCAACTTCATGGTCGGGCAGGCGTTTGCGATTGCGGCGGCGAGTTATTTTCCGTTGCTCTTCATGAGCGCGTGGTGGCGCGGCATGACGATGCGCGGCGCGGCCACCGGCATGTTGGCGGGCGGATGTCTCGCGTTGCTGGGCATTTCGTTGACCAGCTTCAGCGATTTGAAATGGCTGCCGCTCGATTCATTTTGGGCGGGTCATCCGCTGTTGCGCATTCTCTGCGAACAACCGGCGATCTGGACCGTGCCGCTGGCGATCACGCTGATGATTGTCGTTTCCAAAATGACCCGCACAGAAATCCCGTCCGATGTGCGGATGAAGATGCTGGTGCTTCACGCGCCGGAGAAACTCGGCCTCAAGCAGGAATACATTCAGGAACATCAGCACGGACACTGA
- a CDS encoding four helix bundle protein, with the protein MKSTVKITHHWQLDVYKLSVEAAMRLFELSKRFPREEMYSLTDQMRRSSQSVSGHIAEGWRRRRYEAAFCDKLNGGEAEAAETLSWIEYSVRCGYVTAKDGRELHRAYDRILGKLVKMQNNPDVWLLPRPSRRA; encoded by the coding sequence ATGAAATCAACTGTGAAGATTACGCACCATTGGCAATTGGACGTTTACAAACTTTCGGTGGAAGCAGCAATGCGGCTGTTTGAACTCTCGAAGCGATTCCCTCGCGAGGAAATGTATTCACTCACGGATCAGATGCGACGCTCGTCGCAGTCAGTTTCCGGTCACATTGCTGAGGGCTGGCGGCGGCGCCGATACGAAGCCGCGTTCTGCGATAAACTGAACGGCGGCGAAGCTGAGGCGGCCGAAACCCTATCGTGGATTGAATACTCTGTTCGCTGCGGCTACGTGACCGCCAAAGATGGTCGCGAACTCCATCGCGCCTACGACCGCATCCTCGGCAAACTAGTGAAGATGCAGAACAACCCGGACGTTTGGCTTTTGCCCAGACCAAGCAGACGCGCATAA
- a CDS encoding DUF485 domain-containing protein, whose product MQKPTSEKPDMHSEEFLHTLMRRQLKLSIACAATFLLALLGLPLLNYFFPEVMATRVFGFTLTWFILGVLFFPLVWIIAWIFIKRSIALEESEVEEVKRGKGEKENTNL is encoded by the coding sequence ATGCAAAAGCCAACATCTGAAAAGCCGGACATGCACAGCGAGGAATTCCTGCACACGCTGATGCGGCGGCAACTCAAGCTCTCCATCGCCTGTGCTGCCACGTTCCTCCTCGCGCTGCTCGGCCTGCCGTTGCTGAACTATTTCTTTCCCGAAGTGATGGCCACGCGCGTGTTTGGGTTCACGCTGACGTGGTTCATTCTCGGCGTGTTGTTCTTTCCGCTCGTGTGGATCATCGCGTGGATTTTCATCAAACGTTCGATTGCGCTGGAAGAAAGTGAAGTGGAAGAGGTGAAAAGGGGAAAAGGAGAAAAGGAGAATACAAACCTATGA
- a CDS encoding RluA family pseudouridine synthase, with protein sequence MNNPIKLSSPATREFWEIPVLFEDAHLLAIDKPGHLLTSPDRFDAHRPNLMTLLHAGIERGAAWARQRGLSYLMNAHRLDFETGGVLLLAKSKPTLIALANLFGTDKPVSNYVALVHGTPPEATFTVEAKLAPHPANAGLIRVDEKRGKHAQTQFEVLEQFSGYALLNCRPATRRTHQIRVHLRHVGRPVVADSLYGGSPLLLSRLKSTYRLKPNQTERPLISRVALHAGEMTFPHPVTGATVAITAPWPRDLTVAVKYLRRYAK encoded by the coding sequence GTGAACAACCCCATCAAACTTTCTTCGCCGGCCACCCGCGAGTTTTGGGAAATCCCCGTGCTGTTCGAGGACGCACACCTGCTCGCGATCGACAAGCCGGGCCATCTGCTGACGTCGCCGGATCGCTTCGACGCGCACCGGCCAAACCTGATGACATTGCTTCACGCCGGCATCGAGCGCGGCGCGGCATGGGCCAGACAACGCGGGTTGTCCTACCTCATGAACGCACACCGGCTTGATTTCGAAACCGGCGGCGTCCTGTTGCTTGCCAAAAGCAAACCCACGTTGATAGCCCTCGCGAATCTTTTCGGCACGGACAAGCCGGTAAGCAATTACGTTGCGCTGGTTCACGGTACGCCGCCAGAAGCCACGTTCACCGTCGAAGCGAAATTGGCGCCGCATCCGGCGAACGCCGGTTTGATCCGGGTCGATGAAAAACGCGGCAAACACGCGCAAACGCAGTTTGAAGTCCTGGAACAATTCTCCGGCTACGCGCTGTTGAATTGCCGGCCCGCAACCCGGCGCACGCACCAGATTCGGGTGCATCTGCGGCATGTCGGCCGGCCCGTTGTCGCCGACTCCCTTTACGGCGGCAGTCCGCTGTTGTTGTCGCGTCTGAAATCGACCTATCGATTGAAGCCCAATCAAACCGAGCGTCCGCTGATCTCGCGTGTGGCGCTGCACGCCGGCGAGATGACGTTCCCGCATCCCGTCACCGGCGCGACCGTTGCCATCACCGCGCCGTGGCCCCGGGATTTGACCGTGGCGGTAAAGTATCTGCGGCGCTATGCGAAGTGA
- a CDS encoding peptidyl-prolyl cis-trans isomerase, translating to MFGTIRRHQTWLWWAIIVIIVISFVVFFSPYSKMSGPTRGRADYGMVNGHPISEEEFLAAQRDVYLRYFVTHGDWPDRDAEAKRTSFNVNRETYNQVLLNEKMKDLNIQVSSEAVARLAAEVLRSSSYETFLERVLRPAGFRESDFARFIRHELGIQQMISVLGLSGQLITPHEGETLYRREQQEMATEAVFFTSSNHLASVVVTPEAVGRFYTNQMPRYRLPDRVQVRYVKFAMTNFFVEADVEMAKLTNLNERLEYIYQKRGTNYYREAKSPEEAKEKIKVEMHNELALLGARKAAAVFATELSDLSPQRADNLDKLAAQKKLEVKVTAPFDIQDGPVEFLSPPNFTKAAFSLTEQEPFANPIAGEDGVYVIAFQKKIPSEIQPLDKIREQVTADYRFVQAIQLARQAGTNFSTALTAGLAAGKTFAAVCEEAKVKPVTLPSFSLASRTLPGFEERINLSFLKEIAFKTPVGKTSGFVPTSEGGMVLHVMSQLPVDESRLKADLPNYLRSVRQSRQLEIFNDWFRKQMELGYLQIPRGQVSQQ from the coding sequence ATGTTCGGCACGATTCGACGTCATCAAACCTGGTTGTGGTGGGCCATCATTGTGATCATCGTGATCAGCTTTGTGGTTTTCTTTTCCCCGTATTCCAAGATGTCCGGCCCCACCCGCGGTAGAGCGGATTATGGCATGGTCAACGGCCATCCCATCAGCGAGGAGGAGTTTCTGGCCGCCCAACGCGATGTTTATCTGCGCTATTTCGTGACGCATGGCGACTGGCCGGACCGGGATGCCGAGGCCAAACGAACGAGTTTCAACGTCAATCGCGAAACCTACAATCAGGTGCTGCTGAACGAGAAGATGAAGGACCTGAATATCCAGGTGAGCAGCGAGGCGGTTGCCCGCCTGGCGGCGGAAGTGTTGCGCTCTTCGTCTTATGAAACTTTTTTGGAGCGGGTCCTGCGGCCCGCCGGCTTTCGCGAAAGCGATTTCGCCCGTTTCATCCGTCATGAATTGGGCATCCAACAGATGATTTCCGTGTTGGGACTGAGCGGCCAGTTGATCACACCGCACGAGGGGGAAACGCTCTACCGCCGTGAGCAGCAGGAGATGGCCACGGAAGCGGTGTTCTTCACCAGCTCGAATCACCTGGCGTCCGTCGTCGTGACGCCCGAAGCGGTCGGCCGGTTTTATACCAATCAAATGCCGCGCTACCGCCTGCCCGACCGCGTGCAGGTCCGTTACGTGAAGTTTGCGATGACCAATTTTTTTGTGGAAGCCGATGTGGAGATGGCGAAGCTGACCAACCTCAATGAGCGATTGGAATACATCTATCAGAAACGCGGCACCAATTATTATCGGGAGGCCAAATCACCGGAAGAGGCCAAGGAGAAGATCAAGGTGGAGATGCACAATGAACTAGCTTTGCTGGGTGCCCGAAAAGCGGCCGCTGTATTTGCCACCGAGCTGTCCGACCTCTCGCCCCAGCGCGCCGACAATCTGGACAAGCTCGCCGCGCAAAAGAAACTGGAGGTCAAAGTCACCGCGCCGTTCGACATTCAGGACGGTCCGGTGGAGTTCCTGTCCCCGCCGAATTTCACCAAGGCCGCCTTTTCTCTCACGGAACAGGAACCGTTCGCCAATCCCATCGCCGGTGAGGACGGTGTTTATGTCATCGCCTTCCAGAAAAAAATTCCCAGCGAGATCCAGCCGCTGGACAAGATTCGCGAGCAGGTGACGGCCGATTACCGGTTTGTTCAGGCGATCCAACTGGCGCGCCAGGCCGGCACCAACTTTTCGACCGCGTTGACCGCTGGTCTGGCGGCGGGGAAAACCTTTGCCGCCGTGTGCGAAGAAGCGAAAGTCAAACCGGTGACCTTGCCGTCCTTTTCGCTGGCGTCGCGCACGTTGCCCGGGTTCGAGGAGCGGATCAATTTGTCCTTTCTCAAGGAAATCGCTTTCAAGACGCCCGTGGGCAAGACCAGCGGCTTCGTTCCCACGAGCGAAGGAGGGATGGTGCTTCATGTCATGTCGCAACTGCCGGTGGACGAATCCAGATTGAAAGCCGATTTGCCTAACTATCTCAGATCGGTCCGCCAGTCGCGACAACTCGAGATCTTCAACGATTGGTTTCGCAAACAGATGGAACTGGGTTACCTGCAAATCCCCAGAGGCCAGGTGAGTCAGCAATAA
- a CDS encoding iron-containing alcohol dehydrogenase: MRAFDHQPRTRLVFGVNSVARVGELARGLGAKRVLLVTDPGIVAAGHAGRVHRFLRAAGLKVTIFDEARENPTTACVDNCTAVARNAGIDTIVGLGGGSAMDTAKGCNFILTNGGRMRDYLGRGKATKPMLPLIAIPTTAGTGSECQSFALIADEKTHQKMACGDSKAAARIAILDPALTISQPLAVTAHTGIDAIAHAVETAVARNRNELSLMYSHEAFKLTVPNLPRVLKNPNDLAARGRMLLGAAFAGTAIENSMLGAAHAAANPLTAHYGVVHGEAVGILLPLVVRFNSREPHARRAYAELASAPEIACVSDGLEKAVNALIARLETLLNAAQIARSLAECDVEKSKIKLLAREAAQQWTASFNPRPITARDFESLYLAAFKPRGNGDGNAG; the protein is encoded by the coding sequence CTGAGGGCGTTCGACCACCAACCGCGCACACGCCTGGTCTTTGGCGTCAACAGCGTCGCGCGCGTCGGCGAACTGGCGCGCGGCCTCGGCGCGAAAAGAGTCTTACTCGTCACCGATCCCGGCATTGTTGCCGCCGGCCATGCGGGACGGGTGCATCGCTTTCTCAGGGCCGCCGGTTTGAAGGTGACGATCTTTGATGAGGCGCGGGAAAATCCGACGACGGCTTGCGTCGATAATTGCACGGCGGTCGCCAGAAACGCGGGCATCGACACCATCGTCGGGTTGGGCGGCGGCAGCGCAATGGACACGGCGAAGGGTTGCAATTTCATTCTGACCAACGGCGGGCGTATGCGGGATTACTTGGGTCGAGGCAAAGCGACGAAGCCCATGCTGCCGTTGATCGCGATTCCGACCACTGCCGGCACCGGCAGCGAATGCCAGTCCTTCGCGCTCATCGCCGATGAAAAGACGCATCAGAAGATGGCTTGTGGTGACTCGAAAGCGGCGGCGCGCATCGCCATTCTCGATCCGGCACTCACGATTTCACAGCCGTTGGCGGTGACCGCGCATACCGGCATCGACGCCATCGCTCACGCCGTGGAAACCGCTGTCGCGAGGAATCGAAATGAACTCTCGCTGATGTATTCGCACGAGGCGTTCAAGCTGACGGTGCCGAATTTGCCGCGCGTCCTGAAAAACCCGAACGATCTCGCTGCGCGCGGCAGGATGTTGCTCGGCGCGGCGTTTGCGGGCACGGCAATCGAGAACAGCATGCTGGGCGCGGCGCACGCCGCGGCGAATCCGCTCACAGCGCATTACGGTGTGGTGCACGGCGAGGCGGTCGGCATCCTGTTGCCGCTCGTGGTTCGGTTCAACTCACGCGAGCCGCACGCGCGCCGGGCGTATGCGGAACTGGCTTCGGCGCCGGAGATCGCTTGTGTCAGCGACGGTTTGGAGAAGGCGGTGAATGCACTGATCGCACGGTTGGAAACGCTGTTGAACGCGGCGCAAATCGCCCGTTCGCTGGCGGAATGTGATGTGGAAAAATCCAAAATCAAACTGCTCGCGCGTGAAGCCGCTCAACAATGGACGGCATCTTTCAACCCGCGACCGATCACGGCAAGGGATTTTGAGTCGCTTTATCTGGCGGCGTTCAAGCCGCGCGGCAATGGCGACGGCAACGCCGGATGA
- a CDS encoding helix-turn-helix domain-containing protein, which translates to MKTTRSKNDFARLPKDYAGLCRLLLPRPISDKVDFDNVTEITDSMAGHKLTADQEDYFDLLCRLIEDYEKEHAQLTAPKVSGREALQHLLDTHDMTAADLARLLDVHRTLGAMILRGERQLTLNHVRILAKHFGVSADLFLA; encoded by the coding sequence ATGAAGACGACACGCTCAAAAAATGATTTTGCCCGCCTGCCCAAGGACTACGCTGGACTTTGCCGGCTGCTCCTGCCTCGCCCTATTTCTGACAAGGTGGATTTCGACAACGTGACCGAAATCACCGACTCGATGGCCGGGCACAAACTGACCGCCGACCAGGAAGATTACTTCGATCTGCTCTGTCGCTTGATCGAGGACTACGAAAAGGAACACGCGCAACTCACCGCCCCAAAAGTCAGCGGCCGGGAGGCCCTGCAACACCTGCTGGATACCCACGACATGACCGCAGCGGATTTGGCGCGCTTGCTGGACGTTCACCGCACGTTGGGCGCAATGATCCTGCGCGGCGAACGACAACTGACCCTCAACCACGTCCGCATCCTTGCGAAGCATTTCGGCGTATCCGCCGACTTGTTCCTTGCGTGA